A stretch of the Actinoalloteichus fjordicus genome encodes the following:
- a CDS encoding CarD family transcriptional regulator: MVFKVGETVVYPHHGAALIEAIETRVIKGEEKKYLVLKVAQGDLTVRVPADNAEIVGVRDVVGQEGLNRVFEVLRAPHTEEPTNWSRRYKANLEKLASGDVNKVAEVVRDLWRREKDRGLSAGEKRMLAKARQILVSELALAEGTDEGKAETLLDEVLATAS; the protein is encoded by the coding sequence ATGGTTTTCAAGGTCGGAGAGACCGTCGTCTACCCGCACCACGGTGCCGCTCTCATCGAAGCAATCGAGACCCGTGTGATCAAGGGCGAGGAGAAGAAGTATCTCGTCCTGAAGGTAGCGCAGGGCGACCTCACCGTGCGCGTTCCCGCAGACAACGCCGAGATCGTCGGTGTGCGGGACGTCGTGGGACAGGAGGGCCTTAATCGGGTCTTCGAGGTGCTGCGTGCTCCCCACACCGAGGAGCCGACCAACTGGTCTCGGCGGTATAAGGCCAATCTTGAGAAGCTCGCCTCCGGCGATGTGAACAAGGTTGCCGAAGTGGTGCGCGATCTCTGGCGGCGTGAGAAAGATCGCGGTCTGTCCGCGGGCGAGAAGCGCATGCTGGCCAAGGCACGACAGATACTGGTCAGCGAATTGGCCCTGGCCGAGGGCACCGACGAAGGCAAGGCCGAGACTCTCCTCGACGAGGTCCTGGCGACCGCTTCGTGA
- the radA gene encoding DNA repair protein RadA gives MAPTKSAKPARPRYRCGECGLEVPKWVGRCPECQAWGSVTETAAPARSSLNRVAAGAPALPARPIAEVDVEAARARPSGVPELDRVLGGGIVPGAVMLLAGEPGVGKSTLLLEVAHQWAAGPGGPALYITGEESAGQVRLRAERTGNVHESLYVSAESDLSAVLGHVDAVRPGLLIVDSVQTVQSPEVEGSPGGVTQVRAVTVALTALAKERGLPVVLVGHVTKDGSVAGPRVLEHLVDVVLHFEGDRHSTLRLVRGVKNRFGAADEVGCFELRDDGIVGLADPSGLFLNRRETAVAGTAVTVVVEGKRPLLAEVQALVSKSTLAMPRRAVSGLDSARVSMVLAVLERRGRVRLGESDVFTATVGGMKVTEPASDLAVALAVASAASDQPLPPDLAVVGEVGLAGEVRPVVGAGRRFAEAARLGFTRALVPPDSGPLPPELRAVVVPDLRSALAELRRGH, from the coding sequence GTGGCCCCGACCAAGAGCGCGAAGCCCGCCCGTCCGAGGTACCGCTGTGGCGAATGCGGTCTCGAGGTGCCCAAGTGGGTCGGTCGCTGTCCCGAATGCCAGGCGTGGGGCAGCGTCACCGAGACCGCAGCGCCCGCCCGATCGAGCCTCAACCGGGTTGCGGCAGGCGCCCCGGCACTGCCTGCCCGGCCGATCGCCGAGGTCGACGTGGAGGCGGCCAGGGCCCGGCCCAGCGGTGTGCCTGAGCTCGATCGCGTCCTGGGCGGCGGCATCGTGCCGGGGGCGGTCATGCTGCTCGCGGGCGAGCCGGGCGTGGGGAAGTCGACCCTGCTGCTCGAGGTCGCCCACCAGTGGGCCGCCGGGCCCGGCGGGCCCGCCCTGTACATCACCGGCGAGGAGTCGGCGGGCCAGGTCCGGCTGCGGGCGGAGCGCACCGGGAACGTGCACGAGTCGCTGTACGTGAGCGCCGAGAGCGATCTGTCGGCCGTACTCGGCCACGTCGATGCGGTCCGGCCCGGCCTGCTGATCGTCGACTCCGTCCAGACCGTCCAGTCACCCGAGGTGGAGGGCAGTCCGGGCGGTGTCACCCAGGTGCGGGCCGTGACCGTCGCGCTGACCGCCCTGGCCAAGGAACGCGGGCTCCCCGTCGTGCTGGTCGGCCACGTCACCAAGGACGGGTCGGTGGCCGGGCCGCGCGTCCTGGAACACCTCGTCGACGTCGTGCTGCACTTCGAGGGCGATCGACACTCCACGCTCCGGCTGGTCCGAGGCGTGAAGAACCGTTTCGGCGCCGCCGATGAGGTGGGCTGCTTCGAACTCCGCGACGACGGCATCGTCGGGCTGGCCGACCCGTCCGGACTGTTCCTCAACCGGCGGGAGACCGCCGTGGCGGGTACGGCGGTCACCGTCGTGGTGGAGGGAAAGCGACCGCTGCTGGCCGAGGTACAGGCCCTGGTGTCGAAGTCCACCCTGGCCATGCCGCGCCGAGCGGTGAGCGGCCTGGACTCCGCGCGGGTGTCCATGGTCCTCGCGGTGCTGGAACGACGTGGCCGGGTGCGGCTGGGCGAGTCCGACGTCTTCACCGCGACGGTCGGCGGCATGAAGGTCACCGAGCCCGCCTCGGATCTGGCGGTCGCGCTGGCGGTGGCCTCGGCGGCCAGTGATCAGCCGCTGCCGCCGGACCTGGCCGTCGTGGGCGAGGTGGGGCTGGCAGGCGAGGTGCGTCCCGTGGTCGGGGCGGGCAGGCGCTTCGCCGAGGCGGCCAGGCTCGGATTCACCAGGGCGCTGGTTCCGCCGGACTCCGGCCCGCTGCCGCCTGAGCTGCGTGCCGTGGTGGTGCCGGACCTGCGGTCCGCACTGGCCGAGCTTCGCCGGGGACACTGA
- a CDS encoding copper chaperone PCu(A)C, whose product MRRVEQTVRNGLGAGRPSRGRLIPAALAAGLALVVSGCSAGQITQTSRKEPVINGINGDVGDMAVRDAQLLFPVGEDHFYPAGSSIPLSMTLVNTGRTTDRLVEITSPSAALVEVEGDTEIPGGTTVVATVDPADWTDAQRRLAEQEEQGSTSPSTVEVDPENGDVEGDAAGTEGDDAAGDDAAGADTEGDDATDDATSTSTPSSQANAQNRLPLEDDVITVTLTDLINDLQPGINLEIVFVFENAGPISLQVPMGAPSEPRANTQDDQH is encoded by the coding sequence TTGAGACGCGTAGAGCAGACGGTGCGGAATGGGCTCGGCGCAGGCCGCCCGTCCCGAGGACGCCTGATCCCCGCAGCGCTGGCAGCAGGCCTCGCCCTGGTTGTGAGCGGCTGCAGTGCAGGTCAGATCACTCAGACCTCCCGCAAGGAACCGGTCATCAACGGCATCAACGGCGACGTCGGGGACATGGCGGTGCGTGACGCACAGCTCCTCTTCCCGGTCGGCGAGGACCACTTCTACCCGGCGGGCTCCAGTATTCCGCTGAGCATGACCCTGGTGAACACCGGCAGGACGACGGACCGGCTGGTCGAGATCACCAGCCCTTCGGCCGCGCTCGTCGAGGTCGAGGGCGACACGGAGATCCCCGGCGGGACCACGGTCGTGGCGACCGTCGACCCGGCGGACTGGACCGACGCGCAGCGCAGGCTCGCTGAGCAGGAGGAACAGGGTTCGACAAGCCCGTCCACCGTCGAAGTCGACCCCGAGAACGGTGACGTCGAGGGCGATGCGGCAGGCACCGAGGGTGACGACGCTGCGGGTGACGATGCCGCGGGTGCTGACACCGAGGGTGACGACGCCACCGACGACGCGACCTCGACGAGCACGCCGTCCAGCCAGGCGAACGCCCAGAACAGGCTGCCGCTCGAGGACGACGTGATCACGGTGACGCTGACCGACCTGATCAACGACCTCCAGCCGGGAATCAACCTGGAGATCGTGTTCGTCTTCGAGAACGCGGGGCCGATCTCGCTCCAGGTGCCGATGGGAGCGCCCTCCGAGCCGCGCGCCAACACGCAGGACGACCAGCACTGA
- the ispD gene encoding 2-C-methyl-D-erythritol 4-phosphate cytidylyltransferase, producing MSVIAVVPAAGRGERLGAQVPKALVEVAGEPLLVHAVHGLLAAGCVDHVVVAAPAAEVGVVVAAVRRFESQVSVVVGGAERGDSVRLALRAGLRTLADVDVVLVHDAARAFTPVEVIRSVVDTVRAGSAAVVPVLPVSDTVKQVDATGLVIATPDRAGLRIVQTPQGFDAALLRRAYGIAPEDDESSPPSSVSIQATDDAGLVEQLGVPVQTVPGHSHAFKVTTPFDLAVADALLTGQAGDGVGADARRAERAAAEFRAHRAGDAG from the coding sequence GTGAGTGTCATCGCGGTCGTGCCTGCGGCCGGACGTGGCGAGCGGCTGGGCGCCCAGGTGCCCAAGGCGTTGGTCGAGGTGGCAGGCGAGCCGTTATTGGTACATGCCGTGCACGGCCTGCTGGCTGCGGGGTGTGTCGACCACGTGGTGGTCGCCGCACCTGCGGCCGAGGTCGGTGTGGTCGTGGCGGCCGTACGGCGCTTCGAGTCCCAGGTCAGCGTGGTGGTGGGCGGCGCTGAACGTGGCGACTCAGTGCGCCTCGCACTGCGCGCGGGCCTGCGGACGCTGGCCGACGTCGATGTGGTTCTGGTCCACGATGCCGCGCGCGCCTTCACCCCGGTCGAGGTCATCCGCTCCGTGGTCGACACGGTGCGGGCAGGCTCGGCGGCTGTGGTCCCCGTCCTGCCGGTGTCCGACACCGTCAAGCAGGTCGATGCGACGGGTCTGGTGATCGCCACCCCCGATCGAGCTGGGCTGCGGATCGTGCAGACCCCGCAGGGCTTCGACGCCGCCCTGCTTCGCCGTGCGTACGGCATCGCCCCGGAGGACGACGAGTCGTCCCCGCCGTCGTCCGTATCGATCCAGGCCACGGACGATGCCGGGCTCGTCGAGCAGCTCGGCGTGCCCGTGCAGACCGTGCCCGGCCATTCACACGCCTTCAAGGTGACCACCCCCTTCGACCTCGCGGTGGCCGATGCGCTGCTCACCGGGCAGGCGGGCGACGGGGTGGGGGCAGACGCTCGTCGAGCCGAGCGTGCCGCCGCCGAGTTCCGAGCCCATCGAGCGGGAGACGCAGGATGA